GCGTCAATAGCGTTGCACCAACCTATGTCAACACGGTCATGTCCAATGTAACCGCCAAAAAGCCGGAATATTTCGGCCCCTGGATGGAAAACACACCCATGAAACGCATGATCGAACCCGAAGAAGTCGCCACCACCAACCTGTTTCTGGCATCCGATGCCTCAAGCGGGCTGACCGGCTCCATCGTGATGGTCGATGCCGGTTACACCATCTGGTAAATCCGGGCCAATCGCCACATACGGCGTATAAAACCATCAAAGGGCCGGTGATCCCGGCCCTTTAGCTTTTTTTGTGCGATTATGAACGCTGCCGTTGCCGCCCCTACATCAGAAGGGCGGTATTTTTTTCATCAAATCCGACCCGCCCTAGCGGAATGGCACCGCCAATTGCGTCACTTATCCGGGCGTAATCCTCATCGTTAAAGCCGCCACACAATTCAATAAGCTGCATGCCTTCGGCCACCATCGCCATGGCCTCGGCGACCAGGGCATCAATATCGCCGCTAGCAAAGATCGTGGAATTAAAACCGTCTCCGGGAAGGGTTGTACGCAAACCTGCGGGGGGATACCCGCCTGCCTTGATCAGAAAAGCGTATTTTCGCAATACCATACGGGTTCCTCTTAATCCGGCTATTCGCACGAATTACATTGTCAGGGAACGCTGCAACGCACAAGCCCGAACGGCATTTTTTAATCACTCTAATTTGATTAAAGATTTGAAATAACGCGATAAATGTTGCCCCATCGCCGCCAATGACAAACAAAATCCCGCTATTCGCGTGGTTTTCAAAACAGGCAATAAATCATGCCTGACTGGCACCCTATTTCCTGCGGATCGCGCTGATAGGCGCAAACCCCAAAGCCATCAGCTCGCGCCTGGCAGTTTGCAGCAAGCCAATTGCGCATTGTTAATTTCACATCACAACCATTGCGGGAATACGTCACCATCCCATAACACGCACATATTTCGTGCCTGTGGCGAACCCCCGCAAAAACGGGGCAACTGGTTGGGATCGAAAAACAGCAAACAAGGGGAACTTTGATGCACGGCACCTGCATTTCGCAGTCCAGATGTGACAGGGGCTGAACAAGACCAATATCAAAGCGACCCGCACTTCTTTGCCAAAATGCCTGATTCAGGCAAAGGCATTTTTCAACTTAAACGACAGCAACTGCATTTACCCGCGTCCGCATTACGGCACGGCAATAACCAGGGCTGTCTGCAATCGAAACATCAGGAGAAACACCATGCCGATTACCAATTTTGAAATTCAGTCCATCACCACCCCTGGCCCGATTTACCAGCAAGGCTGGGATTTTTTCCCGACCGACCTGAACGCCACCGTCCGCGGTAATTTTATCTATTGCGGGTATCAGGAAGGCACCAAAAACCCGGTAACCGAAGTCAATTTCATTGCCTATGACAACCCGCAGACCGGACCGATTGAAGGCTGGGAATGGTCAAGCGAGGACCTGAACAAAGGCGCACGGGGCAAGTTCATTTACATGTACTGGCGCCGCGCTGCGGGTCACAAGCCCATCACCAGCATGACCTTTCTTGTCACCTCGGCTTCCAATCCGCCGTCGATTTCGGGCTATACCCCGGTA
The window above is part of the Thalassospira marina genome. Proteins encoded here:
- a CDS encoding DUF6506 family protein, yielding MVLRKYAFLIKAGGYPPAGLRTTLPGDGFNSTIFASGDIDALVAEAMAMVAEGMQLIELCGGFNDEDYARISDAIGGAIPLGRVGFDEKNTALLM